The Cupriavidus necator DNA window GCGAGTGTGCGGCCGATGATGTCGTAGGAACCACCGGCCGGGAACGGCACCACCAGGCGCAGCGGCCGGTCGGGCCACGCGGGTGCGGCAGTTGCGCAAGTGGCTGCGAGCAAGGCTGCGCCGGCAAGCATGCCGCGCATGATCGAGCGCAAATGGCTCATGGTTTCCATGGGTCTCCTCCTGAGGTCTGATTGCCTCGTGATGGCTTGGAATGAATCAGGTGATGCGCCGACTATATGGGATCGGTTCCGATACCAAAAGCGAATAAAAATCGCTGTTTGTTGAGCAAATGGTTAACTTGTAGAATGAGCCACCCGGCCCCGCCGATCGTCGCCTGCCCCCATGCCCGCCGAAGCCTTCGCCCATACCCTGCTTGGCCGCCTCAAGCTGCGCCACCTGCGCATCATGCTGGCGCTGAGCGAGATGCCAACCGCCGCAGCCGTCGCCGCGCGCTTTCATGTCAGCCCCGCCGCGGTGTCCAAGACCCTGGCCGAGATCGAAGACATCGTGGGCATGCCGCTGTTCGAGCGCAGCCGCCGCGGCCTGCACCTGACCGAGCCCGGACGGGAGATGGCAGCCCATGCGGCGGTCTTGCTGGCGCAGCTCGAACGGCTCGCCGAATCGCTGCAGGCAGTGCGTGCCGGCAGCCAGGGGGCGTTGCGCATCGCGTTCCGGACAATGTCGGTGCAGCCCTTCCTGGCGCGGGCGATGAGCGACTTCTACCGTGACCATCCGCGCGTGGAGATCAGCGTGATCGAAGGCGGCATCGGCGAACTGGCGGATCAACTGGTGGATGGCTCGCTGGACCTGCTGTTCGCCTATGACGATCCGCGCCTGTCGCTACCCGCGCTGCGCACGGCACCGGTAGTCCCGGCGCAGAAGGTGGTGATTGTCGCCAGCCTGGACCATCCGCTGCTCACGCGCCGCAAGCTGGCGGCGCGGGAACTGTCCGGGCAGCAATGGTGCATTCCGGTGGCCGGCTCGCGCATGCTTCACCTGCTGCACACGGCGTTTCATACCCTAGGGGCGCCGGCGCCCTCGCTGGGCATCCGCACCAGCGATGTGGCCGCCACGGCCAGCTTGTTGCAGGCTGGTCATTTCCTCGCGGTGTTCCCCGAGCGCATTGCCGCGCAGCTCACCCTGGCCAAGGTGGCGCGAGTGCTTCGCTTCGAACTCGGCAGCCGCGTGGAGCCGGTGGTCGCGGTCTGGAACGACGAACTCACGCCACGCACGCCGGCGCGCCTGTTTCGCGAGCTCGTCATGCGTCGCGCCGGCGAGACCCTCGTGGCCGAGCCAGTGCCGTTGCTGGCCGCGCGCGCGGTGGCGGCGGCCGGCGTTCGCAAGCGCTGAACGGGAAGCCGGCCCGGCTCAGTGCGCGCACAGCACCGCAGCCATCTCCCTCGCCGCGCCCTGCAGCGTCGGCACCGCCTGCAGCAGCGCCTCAAGCGAAGCCCGCGCAGTCGGCGCATGACAGGCAATCGCGGCCACCACCCGGCCTGAACCCTCTCCATCCGGCTCGCGCACCGGCACTGCCACCGCGCACATGCCGCGCACGAATTCCTCGTGGTCCACGCCGATGCCGCGCGCGCCCAGCCGGTCCAGCTCGGTGTTGAGTCCCGGCACATCGGACAGCGTGCGCGGCGTGTGCGGGGCCAGGTCCAGCCGCCTGAGCATCTGCTGGCGCTCCAGCCGGTTCATCGCTGACAGGAACAGCTTGCCGCTGGCGGTGCAGTGCAGCGGCACGTGGATGCCGGGCGACAGCTGCAGGCGCAGTGGCTCGTGCGTCTCGACCCGCTCCACATAGAGGACCCGGTCGCCGTCGAGCGCGGTGAGGTTGCAGGTCTCGCCCAGGCTCGCCACCAGCCTGGCCAGGATGGCGCGGCACTCGCGCAGCATCGGCGGGCTCCTGAGGGTCTGCAGTGCCAGCGACGCGGCGCCCGGGCCGGGCACATAGCCGCGCTCGGCGGGCATGCGGACCACGAAGCCGGTGCGCTCCATGGCGGCCAGCAGGCGCATCAGTGTCGCCTTGGGCACATGCAACCGCTGCGAAAGCTGGGACAACGTCTGCGGGTGCTGCGCCCTGGCCAGGCTGGACAGCACCATCAGCACGCGCAGGCTGCGTGCATCGTCCTCCACCGCCCCGTCTTCTGCTGCAGTGCGATTCTGAAACGGGAATTGCACGTTCTGTTTCACAACCGGCGTCTCCTCGCGATTGAGCTTTCCATTCCGGCTTTGAAAAATAAAATCCGGAACAGAATGTTTCAGATTATAGATCCAAGCCGGATGGTTACGTGCCTGCCGGCCAAAAAAGGAGACAGCGACGATGTCGCAAACCGTTGACTACATCGTGGTAGGCGCCGGCTCGGCCGGGTGCGTGCTGGCCAACCGGCTCAGCGAAGACGGCCGCTATTCGGTCTGCCTGCTGGAGGCCGGCCCGCCCGACCGCTACCCGTGGATCCATATCCCGATCGGCTATGGCAAGACCATGTTCCACAAGCAAGTGAACTGGGGCTTCTATACGGATCCCGATCCCAACATGCTCGATCGCCGCATCTACTGGCCGCGCGGCCGCACGCTGGGCGGCAGCAGCGCCATCAACGGCCTGATCTACGTACGCGGCCAGCGCGAGGACTATGACCACTGGGAAACGCTGGGCAATCCGGGCTGGAGCTGGGACAACTGCCTGCCCTACTTCCGCAAGCTCGAGAACAACGACCTTGGCGCCGGCCCCACGCGCGGCACCGACGGCCCGCTGAACGCGACCTCGATCGACCGGCAGCATCCGCTGGTCGATGCCTTCATCGGCGCCGGCCAGGCGCTGGGCCTGCCCCGCAAGACCGACTTCAACGGTGGCGACCAGGAGGGCGTGGGCTATTACCAGCTCACCACCCGCAACGGCTGGCGCTGCTCCACCGCGGTGGCCTACCTGCGCCCGGCGCGCGGGCGCACGAACCTGCGCGTCGAGACCGATGCCCACACCACCGGGATCCTGTTCGAAGGCAAGCGTGCCGTGGGCGTGCGCTACACCCAGCATGGCCAGCCCTATATCCTGCGGGCGCGGCGCGAGGTGATCCTGTGCGCGGGCGCGCTGCAGTCGCCGCAGTTGCTGCAGCTGTCGGGCATCGGCCCGGCGCCGTTGCTGCAGGACCTGGGCGTACCGGTGGTGCATGCCCTGCCGGGCGTGGGCGAGAACCTGCAGGACCATCTGCAGGTGCGACTGATCTACGAGGTGGCCAAGCCGATCACCACCAACGACCAGCTGCGCTCGCTGACGGGCAAGGCGCGCATGGGCCTGGAATGGCTGCTGATGCGCAAGGGGCCGCTGGCGATCGGCATCAACCAGGGCGCGATGTTCTGCCGCGCACTGCCGCAGGAAAGCGCCACGCCGGACACGCAGTTCCATTTCTCGACCCTGTCCGCCGACATGGCGGGCGGCACGGTGCATCCCTTCTCCGGCTGCACCTATTCGGTATGCCAGTTGCGGCCCGAGTCGCGCGGCACGGTGCGGATCCGCTCGACCGATCCGTATGAGCCGCCGTCGATGCAGCCCAACTACCTGTCGGCCGAGCTGGACCGGCGCTGCACCGTGGCAGCGGTGCGCTACGCCCGGCGCGTGGCGCAGGCCGAACCGATGCGCGGCCTGATGAAGCGCGAGTTCCGGCCGGGCGACGAGGTGCGCAGCGACGACGAGATCCTGCATTTCTGCCGCGAGTACGGTGCCACCATCTTCCATCCGTCGGGCACCGCGAAAATGGGGCCCGCCGCCGATCCATTGGCAGTGGTCGATGCGCGCCTGCGCGTGCATGGCGTGGGCGGGCTGCGCGTGGTGGACTGCTCGGTGATGCCTACGCTGGTCTCAGGCAACACCAACGTGCCGGTGGTGATGATGGCCGAGCGCGCGGCCGACTTCATCCGCGAAGACGCACGGCGGGAAGTGCATCCCGTCGACGTGGCAACCAAGATGGCAGCAGCCGCCTGAGCGGCCTGCGCCAATCCTGATTGCGAACAACCAAGGCCAGGCACCCATAACAAGGCCAAACCCTGCAGTGCATCCGGCGTCCATAACCATCCTTCCAGAGGACGCCGCCCATCACCAGAGGAGACAAGCATGACAAGCCCCAACGAACAGGCGATCCGCAAGGTCGCGCTGGCGTCCGTGATCGGCGCCACCATCGAATGGTATGACTTCTTCCTGTACGGCGTGGTCGCCGGCCTGGTCTTCAACAAGCTGTACTTCCCCGGCAATGACCCGCTGGTGGCCACCATGCTGGCCTACACCACCTTTGCGGTGGGCTTTGTCACGCGGCCGCTGGGCGGCGTGATCTTCGGGCACTTTGGCGACAAGGTTGGCCGCAAGAGCATGCTGGTGATCACGCTGATGATCATGGGCGTGTCCACCTTCCTGATCGGGCTGGTGCCGACCTATGACAGCATCGGCATCCTGGCGCCGATCCTGTTGCTGCTGCTGCGCGTGCTGCAGGGCATCGGCCTGGGTGGCGAATGGGGCGGCGCGGTGCTGATGGCCTATGAGTACGCACCGCCGGGCAAACGGGGCTTCTATGCGTCGCTGCCGCAGATCGGGCTGGCGATCGGACTGTGCCTGGCATCCGGCGTGGTGGCGCTGCTGTCGCTGACCCTGACCGATACGCAGTTTCTGGCGTGGGGCTGGCGCGTGGCCTTCCTGATCTCGGCGGGGATGGTGTTCGTGGGCATGTATATCCGCCTCAACGTCAAGGAGACACCTGAATTCGCCGTGATCAAGCAGCGCAATGCCGAGACCCAGATTCCCTTTGTCGACATGATGCGGCGCTACCCGGGCAATATCCTCAAGGGCATGGGCGCACGCTATATCGACGGGGTCTTCTTCAACATCTTCGGCGTGTTCTCGATCACCTACCTGACCCAGACCATCAATATCAGCCGGACTGAAGCGCTGGTCGGCGTAATGGCGGCGGCCATTGCGATGTGCTTCTTCATTCCGTTCTTCGGCCACCTGTCCGACCGCATCGGCCGCACCCGCGTGTATTTCTGGGGCTCGCTGATCACGGCGCTGTCCGCCTTCCCGGCGTTCTGGCTGATGCTGAACAGCGGCGGCAACACCATGCTGCTGTGGCTGTCCATCGTGGTGCCGTTCGGCATCCTCTACGCCGCGGTCTATGGCCCGGAAGCTGCGCTGTTCTGCGAGCTGTTCGATGCCAGGGTGCGATACACCGGGATCTCGTTCGTCTACCAGTTCTCGGGAATCTTCGCCTCCGGCATCACGCCCATCATCGCCACGGCACTGCTCAAGTCGGGCGGCGGCAAGCCCTGGCAGATCTGCGCCTACGTTGCCTTTGCGGGGGTGGTGTCGGCGTTGTCGGTGGCGCTGATCGGACGGGGCGAAGGCTCCCAGGCGCCGCGTGAAAACGGCATGCCGCTGCGCGGTCCGGCGCGATAGGCGAGGAGCGGGCCGCCGCCCGCCGGCAATGTCTTAGAATGGCGCAACGCCAATGACAGGGACATTGCATGCAAACTCCGGACGGCACCGGTGCAGCCGCCGCCCCGCTCCTGCCCAGGGTCGTGCGCCAGCGGCTGCACGACACCGTGGTCGACCACCTGCGCAACTTTATCGTCGAGGGGGTGCTGCCGCCGGGCATGAAGCTCAATGAGCGCGAGCTGTGTGAAACGCTGGGCATCTCGCGCACGCCGCTGCGCGAGGCGCTGAAGGTGCTGGCCGCCGAGGGGCTGATCGAGATCTCGCCCAACCGCGGCGCGAGCGTGTCACGGATGAGCGAGGCCGAGGCCTGGGAAGCCTTCGAGCTGATGAGCGGCCTGGAGGCGTTTGCCGGGGAGCTGGCGTGCGAGCGCATCACGCCGCCGGAGCTGGCCGAGATCAAGGCGCTGCACTACGCCATGCTGGCCTGCCGCGCGCAGAACGACCTGCCCGGCTACTACGCCCGCAACCAGGAGATCCACGACCGCATCGCCGGTGCCGCGCGCAACCAGACGCTGCAGCAGACCTACCTGACCCTCAACCGGCGGCTCAAGGCGATGCGTTTCCGCTCCAACCACCAGACCGACAAATGGGACCGCGCCGTGCACGATCACGAAGAGATGATCCACGCGCTGGAAGCCCGCGACGGCAAGCGGCTGGCGGCCATCCTGCGCCAGCA harbors:
- a CDS encoding GMC family oxidoreductase, translated to MSQTVDYIVVGAGSAGCVLANRLSEDGRYSVCLLEAGPPDRYPWIHIPIGYGKTMFHKQVNWGFYTDPDPNMLDRRIYWPRGRTLGGSSAINGLIYVRGQREDYDHWETLGNPGWSWDNCLPYFRKLENNDLGAGPTRGTDGPLNATSIDRQHPLVDAFIGAGQALGLPRKTDFNGGDQEGVGYYQLTTRNGWRCSTAVAYLRPARGRTNLRVETDAHTTGILFEGKRAVGVRYTQHGQPYILRARREVILCAGALQSPQLLQLSGIGPAPLLQDLGVPVVHALPGVGENLQDHLQVRLIYEVAKPITTNDQLRSLTGKARMGLEWLLMRKGPLAIGINQGAMFCRALPQESATPDTQFHFSTLSADMAGGTVHPFSGCTYSVCQLRPESRGTVRIRSTDPYEPPSMQPNYLSAELDRRCTVAAVRYARRVAQAEPMRGLMKREFRPGDEVRSDDEILHFCREYGATIFHPSGTAKMGPAADPLAVVDARLRVHGVGGLRVVDCSVMPTLVSGNTNVPVVMMAERAADFIREDARREVHPVDVATKMAAAA
- a CDS encoding MFS transporter; the protein is MTSPNEQAIRKVALASVIGATIEWYDFFLYGVVAGLVFNKLYFPGNDPLVATMLAYTTFAVGFVTRPLGGVIFGHFGDKVGRKSMLVITLMIMGVSTFLIGLVPTYDSIGILAPILLLLLRVLQGIGLGGEWGGAVLMAYEYAPPGKRGFYASLPQIGLAIGLCLASGVVALLSLTLTDTQFLAWGWRVAFLISAGMVFVGMYIRLNVKETPEFAVIKQRNAETQIPFVDMMRRYPGNILKGMGARYIDGVFFNIFGVFSITYLTQTINISRTEALVGVMAAAIAMCFFIPFFGHLSDRIGRTRVYFWGSLITALSAFPAFWLMLNSGGNTMLLWLSIVVPFGILYAAVYGPEAALFCELFDARVRYTGISFVYQFSGIFASGITPIIATALLKSGGGKPWQICAYVAFAGVVSALSVALIGRGEGSQAPRENGMPLRGPAR
- a CDS encoding GntR family transcriptional regulator, giving the protein MQTPDGTGAAAAPLLPRVVRQRLHDTVVDHLRNFIVEGVLPPGMKLNERELCETLGISRTPLREALKVLAAEGLIEISPNRGASVSRMSEAEAWEAFELMSGLEAFAGELACERITPPELAEIKALHYAMLACRAQNDLPGYYARNQEIHDRIAGAARNQTLQQTYLTLNRRLKAMRFRSNHQTDKWDRAVHDHEEMIHALEARDGKRLAAILRQHLLEKRAALMQIHPDPIGGAPAMPNA
- a CDS encoding IclR family transcriptional regulator, encoding MKQNVQFPFQNRTAAEDGAVEDDARSLRVLMVLSSLARAQHPQTLSQLSQRLHVPKATLMRLLAAMERTGFVVRMPAERGYVPGPGAASLALQTLRSPPMLRECRAILARLVASLGETCNLTALDGDRVLYVERVETHEPLRLQLSPGIHVPLHCTASGKLFLSAMNRLERQQMLRRLDLAPHTPRTLSDVPGLNTELDRLGARGIGVDHEEFVRGMCAVAVPVREPDGEGSGRVVAAIACHAPTARASLEALLQAVPTLQGAAREMAAVLCAH
- a CDS encoding LysR family transcriptional regulator, giving the protein MPAEAFAHTLLGRLKLRHLRIMLALSEMPTAAAVAARFHVSPAAVSKTLAEIEDIVGMPLFERSRRGLHLTEPGREMAAHAAVLLAQLERLAESLQAVRAGSQGALRIAFRTMSVQPFLARAMSDFYRDHPRVEISVIEGGIGELADQLVDGSLDLLFAYDDPRLSLPALRTAPVVPAQKVVIVASLDHPLLTRRKLAARELSGQQWCIPVAGSRMLHLLHTAFHTLGAPAPSLGIRTSDVAATASLLQAGHFLAVFPERIAAQLTLAKVARVLRFELGSRVEPVVAVWNDELTPRTPARLFRELVMRRAGETLVAEPVPLLAARAVAAAGVRKR